The Calditerrivibrio nitroreducens DSM 19672 genome window below encodes:
- a CDS encoding DHH family phosphoesterase: MILHVTHNDLDGVGCAILVKRCYDFVDTYYLNYDDVDSFIQNNYANYEQLIISDISPSEETFKYIENHIEVVFIDHHKTSLHLGGYALSYLDTTVSATYLTMKWLEESGFDLSEYHDFVDCVNDFDMWHLKRDDSLKMNMLFTILGLDRFRERFLNNPSTKFTEVELLLLDLESESLDKYLKNAEKQVKTFVDKNNRKFGAIFAEKYSSELGNHLIKTLDFEYIFIINPQRGKVSMRSKPDFDVSEIAVKNGGGGHKNAAGFSTNYDFGLNQFLKNLGVC, from the coding sequence ATGATACTGCACGTTACACATAATGATTTGGATGGAGTGGGATGCGCTATTCTTGTGAAGAGATGCTATGATTTTGTGGATACATATTATCTCAATTATGATGATGTGGATTCGTTTATTCAAAACAATTATGCCAATTACGAACAACTGATCATATCTGATATCTCCCCTTCAGAGGAGACGTTTAAGTATATAGAAAATCATATTGAAGTTGTTTTCATCGATCACCATAAAACATCTTTGCACCTTGGGGGATATGCTTTATCTTATCTGGATACAACAGTTTCTGCCACTTATCTTACCATGAAATGGCTTGAAGAGAGCGGTTTTGACCTTTCTGAATACCATGACTTTGTGGATTGTGTAAATGATTTTGATATGTGGCATCTGAAGAGAGATGACAGTCTAAAGATGAATATGCTTTTTACTATTCTGGGGCTTGATAGATTCAGGGAGAGATTTTTGAATAATCCGTCCACGAAATTTACTGAAGTGGAGTTGTTACTATTGGATCTTGAGTCAGAGTCTCTTGATAAATATCTAAAAAATGCAGAAAAACAGGTTAAGACATTTGTGGATAAAAATAATCGTAAATTTGGAGCCATTTTTGCGGAAAAATACAGTTCGGAGTTGGGTAATCATCTTATTAAAACGCTGGATTTTGAATATATATTTATAATTAATCCCCAGAGGGGAAAGGTCTCTATGAGGTCAAAGCCTGATTTTGATGTGAGTGAAATTGCTGTCAAAAATGGTGGTGGTGGGCACAAAAATGCCGCAGGTTTTAGTACCAATTACGATTTTGGGCTTAATCAATTCCTTAAGAATCTGGGGGTATGTTAG
- a CDS encoding AAA family ATPase — MAIVTISRQYGCSGEYVGERVAKALGYQFVNNEIIQYVSILTSTPAHVVKGFDEDYHSNLSAILSKYIDLNIFSDIIKDDPYIKSSTPECIEIPEEESLFDEGIKYNPIFDSESFQKMVERVIFKLAQKGDVVIIGRGAQCILKDHPNTFHVRLYAPFESRVKWVQSKLKIDARTAQQKITDIEQRRKNFIKHYYGAEIDDPTLYHTLINMDKFNIEKTANAIINIVKSNF; from the coding sequence TTGGCAATAGTTACCATTTCAAGGCAATACGGTTGTTCAGGGGAATACGTAGGAGAAAGGGTTGCAAAGGCTCTAGGGTATCAATTTGTAAATAACGAAATTATTCAATACGTCTCCATCCTCACAAGTACACCTGCACATGTAGTGAAAGGTTTTGATGAAGATTACCATTCAAATCTTTCTGCCATCCTATCTAAGTATATAGATTTAAACATATTCAGTGATATTATAAAGGATGATCCATATATAAAATCCTCCACCCCTGAATGTATTGAAATACCGGAAGAGGAATCGCTTTTTGACGAAGGGATCAAATATAACCCAATTTTTGATAGTGAATCTTTCCAGAAAATGGTGGAAAGAGTTATTTTTAAGCTGGCCCAAAAGGGGGATGTCGTCATTATAGGCAGAGGTGCCCAATGTATCCTGAAAGATCATCCCAACACTTTTCACGTGAGACTGTATGCCCCATTTGAGTCAAGAGTAAAATGGGTTCAATCAAAACTAAAGATAGATGCCAGAACAGCACAGCAGAAGATAACAGATATTGAACAGAGAAGAAAAAATTTCATTAAACATTACTATGGAGCAGAAATAGATGACCCAACGCTTTATCACACACTTATAAATATGGACAAATTTAACATTGAAAAAACAGCGAATGCAATAATTAATATAGTAAAATCAAACTTTTAG
- the yihA gene encoding ribosome biogenesis GTP-binding protein YihA/YsxC, which produces MLVQAEFIKSAFYPKDFPIIDLPEVCFVGKSNVGKSSAINTLINRKDLARVGKTPGKTRLLNFFSIKAKDISFVLVDLPGYGYAQVSKKEREEWKKSIENYLKFRNNLKLVVFILDIRRDPDEQDEVMFKWLKAYNKDFVMLLTKSDKLSNNEIAKRLKELYLHPMINVDNCIIFSSLTKRGKDELYQKIVECCTK; this is translated from the coding sequence ATGTTAGTGCAGGCAGAATTCATAAAATCTGCTTTTTATCCAAAAGATTTTCCCATAATCGATCTTCCGGAAGTCTGTTTTGTAGGTAAAAGTAACGTTGGAAAGTCTTCTGCCATAAATACCTTAATAAATCGAAAAGATTTAGCTCGTGTGGGGAAGACTCCTGGTAAGACAAGGCTGCTTAATTTTTTTTCTATTAAAGCGAAAGATATCAGTTTTGTCCTTGTGGATCTACCCGGCTATGGTTATGCTCAGGTATCCAAAAAAGAGCGGGAAGAATGGAAAAAGTCGATCGAAAATTATCTGAAATTTAGAAATAACCTTAAATTGGTGGTTTTTATCCTGGATATCAGAAGGGATCCGGATGAGCAGGATGAAGTAATGTTTAAATGGTTAAAAGCTTATAATAAAGATTTCGTAATGCTTCTTACCAAATCGGACAAGCTTTCTAATAATGAGATTGCCAAACGATTAAAGGAGCTGTATCTTCATCCAATGATAAATGTGGATAATTGTATCATCTTTTCATCACTTACAAAAAGGGGGAAGGATGAGCTTTACCAAAAAATTGTTGAGTGTTGCACTAAATAA
- the hisS gene encoding histidine--tRNA ligase — MFSRVKGFRDIFGDEIPYWQKVEMSFHKVFKRYDYAEFKLPVLEKVEVFQRGIGDTTDIVEKEMFVFDDKGGDRLALRPEGTASIVRGYIENKLYTGNTISKYYYYGPMFRRERPQKGRFRQFYQVGIEAFGSSAPSLDAEVIKTMQDIFDECGILDIVSLNINSIGCPKCRPLYKEKLISYLTDKKDQLCNDCLNRLNRNPLRVLDCKIDTCKSATRNAPKMVDHLCDECSTHFEKTKQFLTFFNIKFNIDPFMVRGLDYYVKTAFEFVTDRLGASSAVGGGGRYDGLIKTLGGPDIPGIGYAIGVDRLVTLMMEKGTPLERPKKVFVVFFEETLKEGFEIIELLRKNDIPTSFDYEFGNFKNQFKKADRSSADWVIIIGTTEKEQGIVQLKDMKTGDQFEVKKEEIIKKLTS, encoded by the coding sequence TTGTTCTCAAGAGTTAAAGGGTTCAGGGACATATTTGGTGATGAAATCCCTTATTGGCAGAAAGTTGAAATGTCATTTCATAAAGTGTTTAAAAGATATGATTATGCCGAATTTAAATTACCTGTGCTTGAAAAAGTTGAGGTTTTCCAGAGAGGGATTGGGGATACCACTGATATAGTCGAAAAAGAGATGTTTGTTTTTGATGATAAAGGTGGGGATAGGCTTGCTTTACGACCAGAAGGGACGGCTTCCATCGTAAGGGGATACATTGAAAACAAACTCTATACTGGCAACACAATATCAAAATACTACTACTACGGACCTATGTTTAGAAGGGAAAGACCCCAAAAAGGGCGATTTCGTCAATTCTACCAGGTTGGGATAGAGGCTTTTGGTTCTTCGGCACCATCACTGGATGCAGAAGTTATTAAAACTATGCAGGATATATTTGATGAATGTGGAATTTTAGATATAGTTTCACTAAATATCAACTCCATAGGTTGTCCAAAGTGCCGGCCTCTTTACAAAGAAAAGCTTATATCATATCTGACCGACAAAAAAGACCAACTCTGTAATGATTGTTTAAATAGACTAAACAGAAACCCATTGCGGGTACTTGACTGTAAGATAGACACATGCAAATCCGCCACCCGAAATGCTCCAAAGATGGTGGATCATCTCTGCGATGAATGCAGCACACATTTTGAAAAGACAAAACAATTCCTGACATTTTTCAATATCAAATTTAACATAGACCCATTTATGGTAAGAGGTCTTGATTATTATGTGAAAACTGCCTTTGAATTTGTGACAGACCGATTGGGGGCAAGCAGTGCCGTTGGGGGTGGTGGTAGATACGACGGTTTGATAAAAACATTGGGAGGGCCAGACATCCCTGGTATAGGCTACGCCATTGGTGTTGACAGGCTAGTAACGTTGATGATGGAAAAAGGAACACCTTTGGAACGCCCCAAAAAAGTTTTCGTTGTATTTTTTGAGGAAACATTAAAAGAAGGTTTTGAAATAATTGAATTGCTCAGAAAAAATGATATACCAACATCTTTTGACTACGAATTTGGTAATTTTAAAAATCAATTTAAAAAAGCTGATAGATCTTCAGCGGATTGGGTTATAATAATAGGAACTACAGAGAAAGAACAGGGTATCGTCCAGCTAAAAGATATGAAAACAGGTGATCAATTTGAAGTCAAAAAAGAGGAAATTATAAAAAAATTAACGTCATAA
- the tsaB gene encoding tRNA (adenosine(37)-N6)-threonylcarbamoyltransferase complex dimerization subunit type 1 TsaB, whose protein sequence is MVRLLLDTTSQYVSLAISEDQNLIFKVFLNAANRISEKLIDIIEQSLNIASLQIQNIDEIIVITGPGSFTGIRVGVSVAQGLAVSISKPVYGLSILDAFALADDKKRKKIALKLRGKEYVCKEFDFTKMIFSDYYSINENEITGDIEFVRYHNIYNCLTNKMLEEFKTDPIPFYFKKSEAEIQFDKKSC, encoded by the coding sequence ATGGTAAGACTACTATTAGATACCACCAGCCAGTATGTATCATTAGCCATATCTGAAGATCAAAATCTTATCTTCAAAGTTTTTCTAAACGCAGCAAATAGAATATCTGAAAAACTGATTGATATAATTGAACAATCACTAAATATCGCATCATTGCAAATTCAAAATATCGATGAAATTATAGTTATAACCGGTCCAGGTTCATTTACCGGCATAAGGGTTGGGGTATCGGTTGCTCAGGGACTTGCGGTATCCATTTCAAAGCCTGTGTATGGTTTATCCATTCTTGATGCCTTTGCTTTGGCTGATGATAAAAAGAGAAAAAAAATAGCCCTTAAATTAAGGGGTAAAGAGTATGTTTGTAAAGAGTTTGATTTTACAAAAATGATATTTTCCGATTACTACAGTATTAACGAAAATGAAATCACAGGTGATATCGAGTTTGTAAGGTACCACAATATTTACAACTGTTTAACCAACAAGATGCTGGAAGAGTTTAAAACAGATCCCATCCCATTTTATTTTAAAAAATCAGAGGCGGAAATACAGTTTGATAAGAAAAGCTGTTGA
- a CDS encoding dihydrolipoyl dehydrogenase family protein yields MPNTVKKNIDIVIIGAGPAGSSAAIELAKAGKKVAIIDKNLNSPTKFTGNTVSNTLLYLSYLYNRLKTKTSYFINFCTENPPEPVFDLKKMRKYIENVSNKIFKAYKDDLEEYKVELIDGLVSFNSVQSILIQHSDKTVEEISFEKAIIATGSLPKTPPFATGKKFLDPLNIINLEKIPNNVTVIGGGFIGVEYATFFKRIGCQVTIIESRDRILYTFDDFIIKKCEEFLKKDGVNIIKGKTVTNIEKIGNKTLIFLDNEQIQSDEVFIAVGRIPNINHLHLDAANVQIENNLPLLNKNLSSCCNRNIYFIGDAAGKFMFLNWAYLSAEIVSNDILGKNHDENLFVFPKVLYIDPEIATVGLTEQEALEQKYNIQTIKYSFSDLEMSIITGHSKGFVKVIIEKNTKKVLGAHIIGKGANELLPIFSLIIKLNLEIDNISRHIFSYPTFVEALVDISSKIKS; encoded by the coding sequence ATGCCAAACACAGTTAAAAAAAATATAGATATAGTGATAATAGGCGCTGGACCTGCAGGTTCCAGTGCCGCCATTGAGCTTGCCAAAGCTGGAAAAAAAGTAGCAATTATCGATAAAAACCTCAATTCCCCTACAAAATTTACCGGCAACACAGTTTCAAATACACTTTTGTACCTGAGCTATCTTTACAATAGACTAAAAACCAAAACTTCTTATTTTATAAATTTTTGCACTGAAAATCCACCAGAACCTGTCTTTGATCTAAAAAAGATGAGAAAATATATAGAGAATGTATCTAATAAAATCTTCAAAGCTTACAAGGATGATCTTGAAGAATACAAAGTTGAACTGATAGATGGTTTGGTTTCATTCAATTCTGTACAGTCTATACTTATTCAACACTCAGACAAAACTGTGGAAGAAATATCGTTTGAAAAGGCGATTATTGCTACCGGTTCCTTACCCAAAACTCCTCCTTTTGCCACAGGTAAAAAATTTTTAGATCCCCTAAACATAATAAACTTAGAAAAAATTCCCAATAATGTAACGGTAATAGGTGGAGGTTTTATAGGGGTGGAGTACGCCACATTTTTTAAAAGAATCGGTTGTCAGGTAACCATAATAGAATCAAGAGATAGAATACTTTATACATTTGATGATTTTATAATAAAAAAATGTGAAGAGTTTTTGAAGAAAGATGGTGTGAATATAATCAAAGGGAAAACTGTAACAAATATCGAAAAGATAGGAAACAAAACACTCATATTTTTAGATAATGAACAGATCCAATCGGATGAAGTTTTTATAGCTGTAGGGAGAATCCCTAATATCAATCATCTCCATCTTGATGCCGCCAATGTTCAGATCGAAAATAATCTTCCCTTACTTAACAAAAATCTTAGTAGTTGTTGCAATAGAAACATCTACTTCATCGGGGATGCTGCGGGAAAATTCATGTTTCTAAATTGGGCCTACCTTTCTGCAGAGATCGTCTCAAATGATATCCTTGGCAAAAACCATGATGAGAATCTTTTTGTATTTCCCAAAGTGTTATACATAGACCCAGAGATAGCAACCGTTGGGTTAACCGAACAGGAAGCCCTTGAACAAAAATACAATATTCAAACTATAAAATACTCATTTTCTGATCTTGAAATGTCTATAATTACAGGGCATTCCAAAGGGTTTGTAAAGGTTATCATAGAAAAGAATACAAAAAAGGTCTTAGGTGCACATATTATTGGCAAGGGTGCAAATGAACTTCTCCCCATCTTTTCTTTAATTATAAAACTAAACTTAGAGATAGATAATATATCCAGACATATCTTTTCCTATCCTACCTTTGTGGAAGCACTTGTTGATATCAGCAGCAAAATAAAGAGTTGA
- a CDS encoding phospholipase D-like domain-containing protein — protein MSFTKKLLSVALNKGFLICLIFILTILVWVVKNNPADDDVKFLADDGLIKEMLSDIEFSKKSIFISIYMFKADDTGDASQLKDALIRAADRGVKVYIVMDVAKEDITTEANTSTGKDLSNHGIMVKYDSPLRKLHSKLMVIDEKIVYIGSHNYTNSAFSKNNETSVKIISDKLAKEAISYIKNIKTYD, from the coding sequence ATGAGCTTTACCAAAAAATTGTTGAGTGTTGCACTAAATAAAGGATTTTTAATCTGTTTGATTTTTATTCTAACAATTTTAGTCTGGGTTGTAAAAAATAATCCGGCAGATGATGATGTAAAATTTCTAGCAGATGATGGCTTAATAAAAGAGATGCTCTCCGATATCGAATTTTCGAAAAAATCGATTTTTATATCTATATATATGTTTAAGGCAGATGATACTGGGGATGCTTCACAGCTTAAGGATGCCCTTATAAGAGCAGCTGATAGAGGGGTGAAGGTGTATATCGTGATGGATGTGGCAAAGGAAGACATTACAACCGAAGCAAACACTTCTACAGGGAAGGATCTCTCCAATCATGGTATAATGGTGAAGTACGATTCACCGCTTAGAAAACTACATTCAAAACTTATGGTAATTGATGAAAAAATTGTTTACATCGGAAGTCATAACTACACAAACAGTGCTTTTTCTAAAAATAACGAAACTTCTGTAAAGATAATTTCTGACAAACTTGCAAAAGAGGCCATCAGCTATATTAAAAATATTAAAACCTATGATTAG
- a CDS encoding proline dehydrogenase family protein: MSLLNFLISKSIMHIPGPLVGIFAKSYIAGPELNDAVRVTKELNSQGIMTTIDILGEFIKNLDEAEYYRERCIEILDTIKKEGLDANLSLKPTQMGLNLNKEVAFNNILKIVDHAKQLGNFVRIDMEDVTCTNDTIDFYRSLRGKYQGHVGVVLQAYLRRTPKDVENLSDGPMNFRLCKGIYNEKRVHAYKDPYIINQSFIYILEKMFQKGAYVGIATHDEKLVFEATRLIEKYGLTRDKYEFQMLLGVDEELRRIIVNSGHRLRVYVPFGKDWLPYSRRRLKENPNIARHALRQLFGIHGSN, translated from the coding sequence ATGTCACTACTAAATTTTTTAATTTCGAAAAGTATTATGCATATACCCGGCCCTCTGGTGGGAATATTTGCCAAAAGTTATATTGCCGGACCTGAATTAAACGATGCGGTAAGGGTAACAAAAGAGTTAAACAGCCAGGGGATTATGACCACCATAGATATACTTGGTGAATTCATCAAAAATCTTGATGAAGCAGAATACTACAGAGAAAGATGTATAGAAATACTTGACACAATCAAAAAAGAGGGTCTTGATGCCAATCTCTCTCTGAAACCCACCCAGATGGGACTTAATCTAAACAAAGAAGTAGCTTTCAATAATATACTTAAGATAGTGGATCATGCAAAACAACTTGGAAATTTTGTTAGGATAGACATGGAAGATGTAACCTGCACCAACGATACGATCGATTTTTACAGAAGTTTGAGGGGTAAATATCAGGGACATGTTGGGGTAGTTTTGCAGGCATACCTCAGGAGAACTCCAAAAGATGTGGAAAATCTTTCAGATGGCCCGATGAATTTCAGACTTTGCAAAGGGATTTACAACGAAAAAAGGGTACACGCCTACAAAGATCCATACATAATAAACCAGAGCTTTATATATATATTAGAGAAAATGTTTCAGAAAGGGGCATACGTAGGGATAGCTACCCATGATGAAAAACTTGTCTTTGAGGCTACAAGATTAATAGAGAAATATGGTTTGACAAGAGATAAGTATGAATTTCAGATGCTTCTTGGGGTGGATGAAGAGTTAAGGAGAATAATAGTCAATTCAGGTCATAGACTCAGAGTGTACGTCCCTTTTGGAAAAGACTGGCTTCCATATTCCAGAAGAAGATTGAAAGAAAATCCGAATATTGCCCGTCATGCCCTAAGACAACTGTTTGGTATACACGGAAGCAATTAA
- the metK gene encoding methionine adenosyltransferase, giving the protein MKNRKYVFTSESVTEGHPDKVADQISDAILDAMLKDDPNSRVAVETLVTTGLCIVAGEVTTSTYVDLPEVIRNTIKDIGYTRAKYGFDYETCAVISTIDKQSPDIAMGVDTGGAGDQGLMFGFACDETEELMPLPIMLAHKICMKLAEVRKKEILPYLRPDGKSQVTIEYNGYTPVRVDTVVVSAQHSPDVKHKDLKEDIIEKVIKEVIPSNLLDEEDITYHINPTGRFVVGGPMGDCGLTGRKIIVDTYGGSGRHGGGAFSGKDPSKVDRSGAYAARWVAKNIVAAGLANRCEVQIAYAIGVAEPVSLMVNTFDTGIIPDEEISNIVKKIFDLTPKGIITALDLKKPIYKKTAAYGHFGRKGFSWEETNYAEEIKKMAGKLGA; this is encoded by the coding sequence ATGAAAAACCGAAAATATGTTTTTACTTCAGAATCAGTAACAGAGGGACATCCGGATAAAGTAGCTGATCAGATATCTGATGCAATACTTGATGCCATGCTGAAAGATGATCCCAATAGCCGTGTGGCGGTTGAAACTCTTGTCACCACCGGATTATGTATTGTTGCCGGTGAGGTCACCACTTCAACCTATGTGGATCTTCCGGAAGTGATTAGAAATACGATAAAAGATATTGGCTACACAAGAGCAAAATACGGCTTCGACTATGAAACCTGTGCCGTCATATCCACAATCGATAAACAATCACCAGATATTGCTATGGGTGTGGACACAGGTGGTGCCGGAGATCAGGGGTTGATGTTTGGATTTGCCTGCGATGAGACCGAAGAATTGATGCCTCTTCCCATCATGCTTGCCCACAAAATCTGTATGAAACTGGCAGAAGTAAGAAAAAAGGAGATTTTGCCTTACCTCAGACCTGATGGAAAATCTCAAGTCACCATAGAGTACAACGGATATACCCCGGTGAGGGTAGACACAGTGGTTGTTTCAGCTCAACACTCCCCTGATGTAAAACACAAAGACCTGAAAGAAGATATCATTGAAAAAGTTATAAAAGAGGTTATACCATCTAATCTTCTGGATGAAGAAGATATCACCTATCACATAAACCCCACAGGTAGATTCGTGGTTGGTGGACCTATGGGGGACTGTGGACTTACCGGCAGAAAGATCATCGTGGATACCTATGGTGGATCCGGCCGTCATGGTGGTGGGGCATTTTCTGGTAAAGACCCATCAAAAGTGGATAGAAGTGGTGCCTACGCCGCAAGATGGGTGGCTAAAAATATCGTTGCAGCCGGATTAGCAAATAGATGTGAAGTTCAGATAGCTTATGCAATAGGCGTTGCAGAGCCTGTTTCATTGATGGTAAACACATTTGACACCGGAATTATACCAGATGAAGAGATCTCCAATATAGTTAAAAAGATTTTTGATCTTACCCCAAAAGGGATTATCACAGCCCTTGACTTAAAGAAACCTATCTACAAAAAAACTGCCGCCTATGGTCATTTTGGAAGAAAAGGATTCAGCTGGGAAGAAACCAATTATGCAGAAGAGATAAAGAAAATGGCAGGTAAACTGGGGGCTTAA
- a CDS encoding secondary thiamine-phosphate synthase enzyme YjbQ, which translates to MKNFRKEIVFQTKNRVEFINITGEVQRAIDESGIKEGLCLVNSMHITSSVFINDDESGLHNDFRIWLESLAPHEPISKYRHNLTGEDNADAHLKRQIMGREVVVAVTNGKLDFGPWEQIFYGEFDGCRRKRVLIKIIGE; encoded by the coding sequence ATGAAAAATTTCAGGAAAGAGATTGTTTTTCAGACAAAAAATCGTGTGGAATTTATAAATATCACTGGGGAGGTACAAAGAGCCATCGATGAAAGTGGTATAAAAGAGGGGCTATGTCTTGTAAATTCTATGCATATAACGTCATCTGTTTTTATAAATGATGATGAATCCGGGCTACACAACGATTTTCGAATCTGGCTGGAGTCTTTAGCACCCCATGAACCAATATCTAAATATAGACATAACCTTACTGGTGAGGATAATGCCGATGCCCATCTAAAAAGACAGATAATGGGTAGAGAAGTGGTGGTGGCTGTGACAAATGGAAAGCTTGATTTTGGTCCATGGGAACAGATCTTTTATGGTGAGTTTGATGGATGTAGGAGAAAGAGGGTTTTAATAAAAATAATAGGTGAATAA
- the folK gene encoding 2-amino-4-hydroxy-6-hydroxymethyldihydropteridine diphosphokinase, whose protein sequence is MADVLLGLGSNIPPKSKNLKNAIKLLSKHCMIEAVSNIYSSLSLLKDNQEDYFNIVVMVKTDFSPLALLKFLKNIEISLGRIDTGRWNSRIIDIDILDYNNQIIDMKELAVPHLEMHKRSFVLYPLRDIMPDYKHPLFKKDIITMINELDDDLNITILGRLHWQ, encoded by the coding sequence ATGGCTGATGTTTTATTAGGCCTGGGTAGTAATATACCACCAAAATCTAAAAACCTAAAAAATGCCATTAAATTGTTATCCAAACACTGCATGATAGAGGCAGTTTCTAATATCTACTCCTCCCTGTCCCTTTTAAAAGATAATCAGGAGGATTATTTCAATATTGTTGTAATGGTTAAAACCGATTTTTCTCCTCTTGCTCTATTAAAATTTTTAAAAAATATAGAAATATCTTTGGGCAGAATAGATACAGGAAGATGGAACAGTAGAATAATCGACATAGATATATTAGACTATAATAACCAGATAATAGATATGAAAGAGCTTGCCGTACCACACCTGGAAATGCATAAGAGAAGCTTCGTCTTATACCCTCTCAGGGATATTATGCCAGACTACAAACACCCATTATTTAAAAAAGATATAATCACCATGATAAACGAATTGGATGATGATCTAAATATCACAATATTAGGGAGGTTACATTGGCAATAG
- the rimI gene encoding ribosomal protein S18-alanine N-acetyltransferase: protein MIRKAVEEDLKDILEIEQEVYDNPWGYESFLHELNNNVAKFLIYEEDIIKGYLIYWEIYNDLKMINELEVVNIAVKKDYQSKGIARRLMSYMIANSLKPFVCFLDVRIDNLPAINLYKSLGFEVIGKRKNFYGLNKDAYTMRLNCEVEYDKV from the coding sequence TTGATAAGAAAAGCTGTTGAAGAGGATCTAAAGGATATTTTGGAGATAGAACAAGAGGTTTACGATAACCCCTGGGGTTATGAAAGTTTTTTACACGAGCTTAATAATAATGTAGCAAAATTTCTTATCTATGAAGAAGATATTATAAAAGGGTACCTCATATACTGGGAGATTTACAACGATTTAAAGATGATAAATGAACTTGAAGTGGTTAATATCGCTGTAAAAAAAGATTATCAATCAAAAGGGATAGCTAGAAGATTGATGAGCTATATGATTGCAAATAGCTTAAAACCATTTGTCTGTTTTCTGGATGTTCGTATTGACAATTTACCTGCAATTAATTTATATAAATCTCTGGGATTTGAAGTGATTGGCAAAAGAAAGAATTTTTATGGATTAAACAAAGATGCATATACAATGAGACTAAATTGCGAGGTGGAATATGATAAAGTATGA